From a region of the Motacilla alba alba isolate MOTALB_02 chromosome 25, Motacilla_alba_V1.0_pri, whole genome shotgun sequence genome:
- the LOC119711547 gene encoding V-type proton ATPase catalytic subunit A-like, which translates to MEGTRGTRLEERESLLGAVHGVSGPVVTATRMAGAAMYELVRVGHAELVGEIIRLEGDMATLQVYEETSGVQVGDPVRRTGTPLSVELGPGILGSIFDGIQRPLRDIAEATRSIYIPRGTNVPALPRHLDWDFVPSKNLRVGSHVTGGDIYGSVAENSLLQHRLMVPPRSRGTVTYIAPPGHYGAADVVLELEFQGVREPLSMIQVWPVRQVRPVAEKLPANHPLLTGQRVLDALFPCVQGGTTAIPGAFGCGKTVISQSLSKYSNSDVIVYVGCGERGNEMSEVLRDFPELTMEVGGRSESIMKRTTLVANTSNMPVAAREASIYTGITLAEYFRDMGLHSCLLADSTSRWAEALREISGRLAEMPADSGYPAYLGARLASFYERAGRARCLGSPEREGSVSIVGAVSPPGGDFSDPVTSATLGIVQVFWGLDKKLAQRKHFPSVNWLISYSRYLRALEPHYERAHPELPALRDRARRILQEEEELAEIVQLVGKASLAEGDKVTLEVAKLLKDDFLQQNGYSAYDRFCPFYKTVGMLQNLITFYDLARGAVEGAGPEEQRVTWATIREGLGDILYRLSAMKFQDPVKDGEQRILASYAQLQEEMVAAFRNLED; encoded by the exons TGGTGACAGCCACGCGCATGGCGGGGGCGGCCATGTACGAGCTGGTGCGGGTGGGACACGCGGAGCTCGTGGGGGAGATCATCCGCCTCGAGGGGGACATGGCCACGCTGCAGGTGTACGAGGAGACCT CGGGGGTGCAGGTGGGGGACCCGGTGCGGCGCACGGGCACGCCGCTCTCGGTGGAGCTGGGCCCGGGCATCCTGGGCTCCATCTTCGACGGGATCCAGCGGCCGCTGCGCGACATCGCCGAGGCCACGCGCAGCATCTACATCCCGCGGGGCACCAACGTCCCCGCGCTGCCGCGACACCTGGACTGGGACTTTGTCCCCAGCAAGAACCTCCGG GTCGGGAGCCACGTGACGGGCGGGGACATTTACGGCTCGGTGGCGGAGAACTCGCTGCTGCAGCACCGGCTGATGGTCCCGCCCCGCAGCCGCGGCACCGTCACCTACATCGCGCCCCCCGGGCACTACGGCGCGGCG GAcgtggtgctggagctggagttCCAGGGGGTCCGCGAGCCGCTCTCCATGATCCAGGTGTGGCCGGTCCGGCAGGTCCGGCCCGTGGCCGAGAAGCTCCCGGCCAATCACCCCCTGCTGACCGGCCAGAGGGTGCTGGACGCGCTCTTCCC GTGCGTGCAGGGGGGCACCACGGCCATCCCGGGCGCGTTCGGCTGCGGGAAGACGGTGATCTCCCAGTCCCTGTCCAAGTACTCCAACAGCGACGTCATCGTCTACGTGGGCTGCGGGGAGCGCGGCAACGAAATGTCCGAGGTCCTCAGGGACTTCCCCGAG CTGACCATGGAGGTCGGTGGCCGCTCCGAGTCCATCATGAAGCGCACGACGCTGGTGGCCAACACGTCCAACATGCCGGTGGCCGCCCGCGAGGCCTCCATCTACACcg GGATCACGCTGGCCGAGTACTTCCGGGACATGGGGCtgcacagctgcctcctggcCGACTCCACGTCGCGCTGGGCCGAGGCGCTGCGCGAGATCTCGGGGCGCCTGGCGGAGATGCCCGCGG ACAGCGGGTACCCCGCGTACCTCGGTGCCCGCCTGGCCTCGTTCTACGagcgcgcggggcgggcgcgctGCCTGGGGAGCCCCGAGCGCGAGGGCAGCGTCAGCATCGTCGGGGC GGTGTCCCCTCCCGGAGGGGACTTCTCGGATCCTGTCACCTCGGCCACGCTGGGGATCGtgcag gtgttCTGGGGGCTGGACAAGAAGCTGGCGCAGCGCAAGCACTTCCCCTCGGTGAACTGGCTGATCTCGTACTCGCGCTACCTGCGCGCGCTGGAGCCGCACTACGAGCGCGCGCACCCCGAGCTGCCCGCGCTGCGCGACCGCGCCCGGCGcatcctgcaggaggaggaggagctggccGAGATCGTGCAGCTCGTGGGCAAG gcGTCGCTGGCCGAGGGTGACAAGGTGACGCTGGAGGTGGCCAAGCTGCTCAAGGACgatttcctgcagcagaacGGATACTCGGCCTACGACCG gttCTGCCCCTTCTACAAGACCGTGGGCATGCTGCAGAACCTCATCACCTTCTACGACCTGGCGCGGGGGGCGGTGGAGGGCGCGGGGCCCGAGGAGCAGCGTGTCACCTGGGCCACCATCCGCGAGGGGCTCGGCGACATCCTGTACCGCCTGAGCGCCATGAAGTTCCag GACCCGGTGAAGGACGGCGAGCAGCGCATCCTGGCGTCCTACGcgcagctgcaggaggagatggTGGCGGCGTTCCGCAACCTGGAGGACTGA
- the DCAF8 gene encoding DDB1- and CUL4-associated factor 8 yields MSDKGGSMDGRTDIVNGSLSSSPEDMSAEEGRETSSGIEVEASDLSLSLTGDDAGAARGRASDSDSSGDKDSDSMDDTGHYSIPEEPRHDEDEEEEEEEEEEPRARRRAPRKRPPHERDSSDEEQALEDWVASETWALPRPRWRAIPALRQRQLGGCSRFVAQACGARLFVQKFRLQHGLEGHTGCVNTLHFNQRGTRLASGSDDLKVLVWDWLRRRPVLQFDSGHKSNVFQAKFLPNSGDSTLAMCARDGQVRVAELSATQCCRSTKRVAQHKGASHKLALEPDSPCTFLSAGEDAVVFTIDLRQDRPASKLVVTKEKEKKVGLYTIFVNPANTSQFAVGGRDQFVRIYDQRKIDENENNGVLKKFCPHHLVNCESKANITCLVYSHDGSELLASYNDEDIYLFDSAHSDGAQYSRRYKGHRNNATVKGVNFYGPKSEFVVSGSDCGHIFLWEKSSCQIVQFMEGDKGGVVRPQNSQIP; encoded by the exons ATGTCGGACAAGGGCGGCAGCATGGACGGCAGGACGGACATTGTCAACG gcagcctgtCGAGCAGCCCCGAGGACATGTCGGCCGAGGAGGGCCGCGAGACGTCCTCGGGGATCGAGGTGGAGGCGTCCGACCTGAGCCTGAGCCTGACGGGCGACGACGCCGGGGCCGCGCGGGGCCGCGCCAGCGACAGCGACAGCTCCGGGGACAAGGACAGCGACAGCATGGACGACACCGGCCACTACTCCATCCCCGAGGAGCCGCGGCACGacgaggacgaggaggaggaggaggaggaggaggaagagcccCGCGCCCGGCGCAGGGCGCCCCGCAAGCGGCCGCCGCACGAGCGCGACTCGTCCGACGAGGAGCAGGCGCTGGAGGACtgg GTGGCCTCGGAGACGTGGGCGCTGCCGCGGCCGCGCTGGCGGGCGATCCCGGCGCTGCGGCAGCGCCAGCTGGGCGGCTGCTCGCGCTTCGTGGCGCAGGCCTGCGGCGCGCGGCTCTTCGTGCAGAAGTTCCGCCTGCAGCACGGCCTGGAGGGCCACACGGGCTGCGTCAACACGCTGCACTTCAACCAGCGCGGCACCCGCCTGGCCAGCGGCAGCGACGACCTCAAGGTGCTGGTGTGGGACTGGCTGCGGCGGCGGCCCGTGCTGCAGTTCGACAGCGGGCACAAGAGCAACGTCTTCCAG gcCAAGTTCCTGCCCAACAGCGGCGACTCCACGCTGGCCATGTGTGCCCGGGACGGGCAGGTGCGCGTGGCCGAGCTCTCGGCCACCCAGTGCTGCCGCAGCACCAAGCGCGTGGCGCAGCACAAGGGGGCTTCCCACAAG CTGGCGCTGGAGCCGGACTCGCCCTGCACGTTCCTGTCTGCGGGGGAGGACGCCGTGGTCTTCACCATCGACCTGCGGCAGGACCGGCCCGCCTC gaaattggTGGTGAcgaaggagaaggagaagaaggtcGGGCTCTACACCATCTTTGTCAACCCTGCCAACACCTCCCAGTTCGCTGTGGGCGGCCGCGACCAGTTCGTGAG GATTTACGACCAGAGGAAAATCGATGAGAACGAGAACAACGGAGTCCTGAAGAAGTTCTGCCCCCACCACCTg gtGAACTGTGAGTCCAAAGCCAACATCACCTGCCTGGTCTACAGCCACGACGGCTCAG agctgctggcctcGTACAACGACGAGGACATTTACCTGTTCGACTCGGCGCACAGCGACGGCGCGCAGTACAGCCGGCGCTACAAGGGCCACCGCAACAACGCCACGG TGAAAGGGGTGAATTTCTACGGCCCCAAGAGCGAGTTCGTGGTGAGCGGCAGCGACTGCGGCCAcattttcctgtgggaaaaaTCCTCCTGCCAGATCGTGCAGTTCATGGAGGGGGACAAGGGCGGAGTGGTGAGaccccagaattcccaaattccctaA
- the LOC119711579 gene encoding uncharacterized protein LOC119711579, with protein sequence MWELLLLLPLGLGAALGTPGRGDPSGDCEECRSPHGGLAVANATLGSSVTLGCPVAGTPLGRLVTVRWHFRRDPAVPAVPVCARGRGPPRCHPPYGARAALVAPDVAADVAADVAADVAPVSLVLRDVRGGDSGTFTCLLLGDSDCACGTVTLRLPHGVPCSPPCSRAPPRGGRGIVTIVTAVVTAVVTVALLLPPARGH encoded by the exons atgtgggagctgctgctgctgctgcccctggggctgggggcggccCTGGGGACCCCCG GTCGCGGCGACCCCTCGGGGGACTGCGAGGAGTGTCGCAGCCCCCACGGTGGCCTCGCGGTGGCCAACGCCACCCTGGGCTCCAGTGTCACCCTGGGCTGTCCGGTGGCGGGGACACCCCTGGGCCGCCTGGTGACCGTGCGGTGGCACTTTCGGCGTGACCCCGCCGTGCCCGCTGTCCCCGTGTGCGCCCGGGGCCGGGGTCCCCCGCGCTGCCACCCCCCGTACGGCGCCAGGGCCGCGCTGGTGGCCCCCGATGTCGCCGCCGATGTCGCCGCCGATGTCGCCGCCGATGTCGCCCCCGTGTCGCTGGTGCTGCGGGACGTgcggggaggggacagcggCACCTTCACGTGtctgctgctgggggacagcGACTGCGCCTGCGGCACCGTGACACTGCGGCTGCCCCACG gtgtcccctgcagccccccctgctccagggcccccccgcgcggcggccgcggcaTCGTCACCATTGTCACCGCCGTTGTCACCGCCGTTGTCACCGTggccctcctgctgccaccgGCCCGCGGGCACTGA
- the LIM2 gene encoding lens fiber membrane intrinsic protein, giving the protein MSPPRRAGTGGAHPCPQRPLVASPVVPPAGNPRAVPTGVPSVPRRCPPHPAQGGTGGVPGVSPRCPHAVSPPALLEATRVLLLLSVVAAAAGVALGLPLGTRGARRARERAAGATLLLAGLLALAGLGLGSGGSLALLGPPRSSWSFSWSFILAWVAAALLGSAGIFHICSASKDPSPESSEAGGS; this is encoded by the exons ATGTCACCCCCGCGCAGGGCGGGAACTGGGGgtgcccatccctgtccccagcgtCCCCTCGTGGCGTCCCCGGTGGTGCCACCCGCGGGGaaccccagagctgtccccacgGGTGTCCCCAGCGTCCCCCGGAGATGTCCCCCCCACCCCGCGCAGGGCGGGACTGGGGGTGTCCCCGGCGTGTCGCCGCGGTGTCCCCACGCCGTGTCCCCCCCAGCGCTGCTGGAGGCCACgcgggtgctgctgctgctctcggTGGtcgcggcggccgcgggggtcgcgctggggctgcccctggggacccgcggggcccggcgggcgcGGGAACGAGCGGCCGGGGCCACCCTGCTGCTGGCGG ggctgctggcgCTCGCGGGGCTCGGGCTGGGCTCGGGGGGGtctctggccctgctggggccCCCCCGCAGCTCCTGGAGCTTCTCCTGGTCCTTCATCCTGGCCTGGGTGGCGGCGGCGCTGCTGGGCTCGGCCG GGATTTTCCACATCTGCTCCGCTTCCAAGGATCCGTCCCCGGAGAGCTCCGAAGCTGGGGGGTCTTGA